In Oryza sativa Japonica Group chromosome 2, ASM3414082v1, the following are encoded in one genomic region:
- the LOC4330759 gene encoding annexin Gh1, producing the protein MATLTVPAAVPPVAEDCEQLRKAFKGWGTNEKLIISILAHRDAAQRRAIRRAYAEAYGEELLRALNDEIHGKFERAVIQWTLDPAERDAVLANEEARKWHPGGRALVEIACTRTPSQLFAAKQAYHERFKRSLEEDVAAHITGDYRKLLVPLVTVYRYDGPEVNTSLAHSEAKILHEKIHDKAYSDDEIIRILTTRSKAQLLATFNSYNDQFGHPITKDLKADPKDEFLGTLRAIIRCFTCPDRYFEKVIRLALGGMGTDENSLTRIITTRAEVDLKLIKEAYQKRNSVPLERAVAKDTTRDYEDILLALLGAE; encoded by the exons ATGGCGACGCTCACCGtgcccgccgccgtgccgcccgtcGCCGAGGACTGCGAGCAGCTGCGCAAGGCGTTCAAAG GGTGGGGCACGAACGAGAAGCTCATCATCTCCATCCTCGCCCACCGCGACGCGGCGCAGCGCCGGGCGATCCGCCGCGCCTACGCCGAGGCGTACGGCGAGGAGCTGCTCCGCGCCCTCAACGACGAGATCCACGGCAAATTCGAG AGGGCGGTGATCCAGTGGACGCTGGACCCGGCGGAGCGGGACGCGGTGCTGGCGAACGAGGAGGCGAGGAAGTGGCACCCGGGGGGCCGCGCGCTCGTCGAGATCGCGTGCACGCGCACTCCATCGCAGCTCTTCGCTGCGAAGCAGGCGTACCACGAGCGCTTCAAGAGGTCGCTCGAGGAGGACGTCGCGGCGCACATCACCGGCGACTACCGTAAG CTTTTGGTGCCACTTGTGACTGTATATCGCTATGATGGGCCAGAGGTGAACACATCGTTGGCACATTCTGAAGCCAAAATACTCCATGAGAAGATCCATGACAAGGCTTACAGTGACGATGAAATCATCAGGATTCTCACCACAAGGAGCAAAGCACAGTTACTAGCAACATTCAATAGTTACAATGATCAGTTCGGCCATCCAATCACTAAG GATCTTAAAGCTGATCCTAAGGACGAGTTCCTTGGTACACTAAGGGCGATCATAAGATGCTTCACTTGCCCTGACAGATACTTTGAGAAAGTCATTCGATTGGCTCTAGGAGGAATGGGCACAGACGAGAACTCTCTTACAAGGATCATAACAACTCGTGCCGAGGTAGACCTGAAGCTGATAAAGGAGGCCTACCAGAAGAGAAACAGTGTCCCATTGGAGCGAGCTGTTGCTAAAGATACAACCAGAGACTACGAGGATATACTCCTTGCCCTCCTTGGAGCAGAGTGA
- the LOC4330758 gene encoding uncharacterized protein, producing MYSCDHECTAPTHTAFGAKYQPCIGVSGRPDHHAVGRLQQPAGKAAAAAVVSAAAQPQRAAKKRHAAAPPPRPSASTSRRSSTTVVATDVSSFRSMVQELTGFPAAAIFRPLPRRIPVHAVNPSPAVRGYGGGALQGHGSDTATAAGSSSSSNPGVSTVQLMQCSPPGVFDGLPDLGSPEFDSWLDLSDE from the coding sequence ATGTACTCGTGCGACCACGAATGCACGGCGCCAACGCACACCGCGTTCGGCGCCAAGTACCAGCCGTGCATCGGTGTCTCGGGGCGCCCTGACCATCACGCCGTCGGGAGGCTGCAGCAGCCGGCTggcaaggccgccgccgccgccgtcgtttccgcGGCCGCGCAGCCTCAGCGCGCCGCCAAGAAGAggcatgcggcggcgccgccgccgcgcccgtcggcgtcgacgtcgcGCCGCTCGTCGACCACCGTGGTGGCGACCGACGTGTCCAGCTTCCGCTCCATGGTGCAGGAGCTCACCGGCTTCCCGGCGGCCGCCATCTTCCGGCCGCTGCCTCGTAGGATCCCCGTCCACGCGGTCAACCCGTCGCCCGCGGTGCGTGGGTACGGTGGTGGCGCGCTTCAGGGGCACGGTTCGGACACGGCGACTGCtgccggcagcagcagcagcagcaacccgGGCGTCTCGACCGTGCAGCTGATGCAGTGCTCGCCGCCCGGCGTGTTCGATGGGCTGCCGGACCTTGGGTCGCCGGAGTTCGACTCGTGGCTCGATTTGTCCGACGAGTAA
- the LOC4330757 gene encoding inactive TPR repeat-containing thioredoxin TTL3, producing MTESRRPPSGCAMFGIYSGMFRRRRSNSMSSIARINGVPPATAEHEHEAEAKAASAPANQAHRKGGGVHDDSSLAHRPAKPLPGTNNGAQRAHAPASDRAVHATKAANGGARNAASAAPAAEYTGMAAELDKMILDHQRVKGTTQLVRATSGNMMLHRNLGNLNAGVPGASARSSLERNPANKPANERKATNGYAFSGLGNIVKEPRAPPASSELCRALSHRTDPEKLKEMGNEEYREGHYAEAVALYDQAIMVDPTRPAYWSNKAAALAALGRLIEAVGDCREAVRIDPSYGRAHHRLGGLYLRLGEPDKAIHHFKQSANDSTGADVSRAQSVKSRVAKCGDARKLRNWITVLQESQAAVADGADCAPQVMALQAEALVKLSRHDEADAVLGGAPRFGVDESTKFFGTVAHAYVLMIRAQVDMAAGRFEDAVATAQTACQLDPSNREIANVHRRAKVVASARLRGNDLFKASRFAEACAAYCEGLDRETGNAVLLCNRAACHARLARYEKAVEDCNGALAMRPAYSKARLRRADCNVKLERWEASLRDYQVLIQELPENEDMKKALSEVEAKLRSQRNGGIASRSQQ from the exons ATGACGgagtcgcgccgcccgccgtccggCTGCGCGATGTTCGGCATCTACAGCGGCATGTTCCGGCGACGCCGGTCAAACTCCATGTCCTCCATCGCCCGCATCAACGGGGTCCCACCCGCCACCGCCGAGCACGAGCACGAGGCCGAGGCCAAGGCGGCCTCCGCGCCGGCGAACCAGGCGCACcggaagggcggcggcgtccacgaCGACTCGTCCCTCGCGCACCGCCCGGCCAAGCCGCTCCCAGGGACGAACAACGGCGCGCAGCGTGCCCATGCACCGGCAAGCGACAGGGCCGTACACGCGACGAAGGCGGCGAACGGCGGGGCGAGGAatgcggcgtcggcggcaccGGCCGCGGAGTACACCGGGATGGCAGCGGAGCTCGACAAGATGATCCTCGATCACCAGAGGGTCAAGGGCACCACGCAGCTGGTGCGCGCAACCTCCGGCAACATGATGCTCCACCGCAACCTCGGCAACCTCAATGCCGGCGTCCCCGGCGCGTCGGCGCGGAGCTCGCTGGAACGCAACCCCGCCAACAAGCCGGCGAACGAGCGGAAGGCCACCAACGGGTACGCGTTCTCCGGCCTCGGGAACATCGTCAAGGAGccgagggcgccgccggcgtcgtccgaGCTGTGCCGCGCGCTGTCGCACCGGACGGACCCCGAGAAGCTCAAGGAGATGGGCAACGAGGAGTACCGGGAGGGGCATtacgcggaggcggtggcgctctACGACCAGGCCATCATGGTGGATCCAACGCGGCCGGCGTACTGGAGCAACaaggccgccgcgctcgccgcgctcgGCCGCCTCATCGAGGCCGTCGGCGACTGCAGGGAGGCTGTCCGGATCGACCCGTCGTACGGCCGCGCGCACCACCGCCTCGGCGGGCTGTATCTCAG ATTAGGAGAACCTGACAAGGCAATCCACCACTTCAAGCAATCGGCGAACGACTCGACGGGCGCGGACGTGTCGCGCGCACAGTCGGTCAAGAGCCGCGTCGCCAAGTGCGGCGACGCGCGCAAGCTGAGGAACTGGATCACGGTGCTGCAGGAATcgcaggccgccgtcgccgacggcgccgaCTGCGCCCCACAG GTCATGGCGTTGCAAGCCGAGGCCCTGGTGAAGCTGAGCCGGCACGACGAGGCCGACGCTGTGCTGGGCGGCGCGCCGCGGTTCGGCGTCGACGAATCGACCAAGTTCTTCGGCACCGTCGCCCATGCCTACGTCCTCATGATCCGTGCTCAGGTCGACATGGCTGCTGGGAG GTTTGAGgacgcggtggcgacggcgcagacggcgtGCCAGCTCGACCCGAGCAACCGGGAGATCGCGAACGTGCACCGGCGGGCCAAGGTGGTGGCGTCGGCGAGGCTGCGCGGGAACGACCTCTTCAAGGCGTCCAGGTTCGCCGAGGCGTGCGCCGCCTACTGCGAGGGCCTCGACAGGGAGACCGGCAACGCCGTGCTGCTCTGCAACCGCGCCGCGTGCCACGCGAGGCTCGCGCGGTACGAGAAGGCCGTCGAGGACTGCAACGGCGCGCTCGCCATGCGGCCGGCGTACAGCAAGGCGCGCCTCAGGAGGGCCGACTGCAACGTCAAG CTGGAGAGATGGGAAGCGTCGTTGCGAGATTACCAGGTGCTGATCCAAGAACTCCCGGAGAACGAGGACATGAAGAAGGCGCTGTCCGAGGTCGAAGCCAAGCTCCGGAGCCAGAGGAATGGGGGCATTGCAAGCAGATCACAACAGTGA